In the genome of Fusarium graminearum PH-1 chromosome 2, whole genome shotgun sequence, the window CCTCTGCAGACACCAGAAACACTCGAAGATTGACATTGGAAGTACAAACTGTAAAACTCATTAGCAACCTGTTGTTAGGTTATGGATCGTTGGTTTACTCACTCGGTCTTGAAGTTGCTGTCGATACGGGCCTTGCCGCTCACTGTGAAGCGGTTCTGGGCGCGGTAGTTGTGGTAGCCAAAGTCGTGACGGTTGCAAGCGGGGACGAAAGGGAAGCCGAATGGGTTGTCGGGGGACGAAGTGCAACCATCAGAGGTCCAGTCGACAGTGGGAGGATCGCGGGCGTTGCGACGAGCAGTGAATTGTGGGAGTGTAACGCTGAAGAGGAGCTGGTCTGTCACTGTGTTCACGCTCTGGCGCTTTGAGATGGATGCATCTTCGCCTGTTGGTAGAGCGAGGACTACTGGAAGGACGGAGAGAACTGTAGCGAtgaacttcatcttgataTGATAGAgatagttgatgaagaagggaggaTTCAAGATTGTACACCGTTGTCAAGATGTTGAGCAGGAGGCTTTAACTTGGACAGCTAGGGAAAGTGCTTTGTTGTAGAACCTTCCCTCATGACGCCGTCAACAACTATTTATATGTCTTTTGGGCACCTATTACAAAAGCCATTCTGCAACTCTAGCATTCATGCATTATAACGGTTGACTGTCTCCAGCTGTGGTGCCAAGGCTACAAGTCGAATTGGCTACCTGCCTAATGGAGTAATGATCTCTACTGACAGCGCGAATTCCAAGGTCACGCACCAGCTTTCACTCAACTGATTTGCTACACATCGGTAGTGCGCGGCAGTACCTTAATTCTTAGTTGCCGACCTGCTTGTTTAAGCTTACTAGAATACATGGATGCCATCTTGTTCGTGGTGTCAATCGTGGGCCTAATTGGATAGCTTGGAGTCTTGGTAGATGCGGGGACGATCAAATTGCCGCTCGGGTTCTGAAATAGGAAGATTGGCCGATGGGCGAGTGGAAACGGACAAATGACATGCTGCAacaagatgttgttgttcagAATCAAGGAATCGGCAAAATGCGTGCAATTCAGCTTCCGTTTTAAAGTTAACATACATCGAGACTGGCAGTTGACATGTGAATCTGGGTGTACGCTACTGCTCCTCGTTCTCTGCATATATGAAATTCGCAGCTTTATAGTATGGTTAGCCCAGCCAAATCCAACCTTTATATGTGACCAAACTTACCAACAGGAGCAAGACCATTTTGAAGCGCCCACTCACGAACTCCATGTCCAGAATCCTTTGAGCCCCAATGCTCCCTTTCTTTCGGTTTAGTTAGATGGAGTTTCTCAGTCGTTCCGTTGGCTGCGATGAATGCAAAGAAGACGTAGCGGTGCTTTCCCGTTTTTGGCGGCGGAGCGGGAGCTTTATACTTGATAATATCTTTCAGTTTATGTTTcgatgtcgttgatgaaggaCTCATCCTTCCAGTCGCAATCCAATGGCAGAACTCGGACCATTTAGGGTCGTCTCTAGATGGTGCGTCCGGATCAGTGAGAACGACGACATATGTGGCATGCTTCTTCAGAATTGTTTCGAGTGAATCATCTGACTCAACCCTGTCAAGATGGACTTTTGGCGCCTTTTTCAGATGTTTTGGTTTGAGAGTATTGCCAAGATCAGCCGAGTCGTGTTTCCATGACGCGCGGAACCCAAGAGCGGGGGGGAAATCATCAATAACGGTCGGAATGATCTCAGCTTCTAGGAGTCTAAAGATGTTAGCTGTGATGAGTGACAGGAGGCTTTGGACCCTTGTACTTGTCTCGGATTCGATTCAGGCCATCCCCGCTGGATCCAAGCACATGTTGTCCATTGCCGATGACGCTACCAAACTGTGCGGCAAATAGTAGTGAATATCGCCAGAGCATGTTGGAAAGAGTTTCAGTTTGTTGGATTGTGTTATTAGAAACAGTTCATGCAATGAAATCTTGTACCCAATTGATgtgatggtgaagagtttCGCATTGATATGCCCCGCAGTCAATCATGTTGTCATTATACCTGCCTTGCTATTGAAACGCTTCATGATGTCACAAATGCCTGCCACTGACGTGAGTGGAAAGTCGACAACAACCTTGAATATCTACAGTTGCCTACACATCTATTTGGTAAGATTTCATTCGTAGCTAAATATATACCTGAATTATGTGTAAATATTATCATCATAGGATCATGTCTTTCCCTAGATCAACACCTGGAATCATTAAGATCATTAAATCCAGTGTCAAACTTAGTTGAAACCTTCAGGCCAAAACTCCTCAAGCCACTCATAGGGGTCCTCAGGCTCATAAGCCAACTTCACCTCacccttgaacttggtgatgttATCCCTCGTCTCATTGTACAAGGCGTACTTCTCATCAGGTCCGTTTCCGATATAGTAGGGAACGGTCTGCACATTGTTTCCAATCTCCTTGTCACAGATGCTTGTGACGTTGTCGATCTGAGCATTCTTGAGACGGAACTCATCACCAAAGTTGGGGTTGATCTGGAATGAGGTTAGTAGGATTCATATGGTAAATCGAAGTGATGACTAACAATTCCCATCCGAAGGCCATCTCTGGCAACGACGTTCTGGATGGTGGCGTTgcgcttggcttggttgagACAGTTGCCGCAGGACTGGTAGAATGTCCCGAAGCCCTCGGCGTAGAAGCCGGTGATGTTGTACTTGCCACCGAGAGAGTTGTCTTGGAAGATCTAAACATGTCAGTGTTGGTCGCCCAAAGATGCACTCAATACATACCTTGTCTGTGGCACTTCGGGCTCCACCTCCAATGACTCTCAGTTGTGTGTTGAGACCCTTGGATGTGAGGGCATCCTCGCAAACATCCTCCCACCAAACTGGGAACAATTAGTATAATTCTTGAATCAAAATATTGAACAGGATAGAACATACCATTCTCAACCCAAGCATCACCCAAAGCATGAATACCCTCAGCCTGATGCTTTCCAATAATGACGTTTCGGATAGTGGCTCCAGGCATCAAGTTGAAAACGGTATCAGCATCTGTACCCTCCGCCTGCTCATTGCAGCTTCCCTCTGGACGCTCATAACGCTTCATCTTGCCGTCAAACACCTCACCAGGCATGATGTACTTGGCGTTTTTGAAGACCACTGTCTCTTTGGCGACGGggaacttggtgatggggAATGGGAatcttggtggtggtctttcGCTAAGATCGCCTTGTGTAGCGTCTGTGTCGCCCTGCTTGCCATCGCCGGTTTTGGATTGGCGGGTGTCGATGGCAGCGCCATGGGCAAGGGGAAGTAGGGACAGGAGGAGTGATGCCTTCATATTGGATGTGAGGGTAGTCTTTGTTTGAAGGGTGATTTTGAAAAGATATTGTGGTTCTTGTACCAGAAAGGATTCAACGTTGAAGGGTATAAGTTCCTTATATACATTtatttcttctcaacagtTATTCCTATGTACCCCAATATGTGTGATCCTGGACtcatatcatcaacaaatGTGTACGCACAGACGAGCAATATCTGCGGTGCTCGATCGCACAGCTCCAATGGCTTGGAAATGTAAGCGGGCTTAGTGTGCATCTCCATTAATCCCCGTCCCGGAAGCACTAAGATATTGGCGACATATCGGAGGAACTCCCTCCATgaatcatcttcaacaaaatCCTGCTGGTTCCTTCTCCAATGCTTGGCATCTCGTGTATTTGACACAGAATCTGGGGATGCTTAacttgtctcttttcttggcgttgaagaaCTGAACATTTTGTGGGGGAGGTTGAAAAGGCGGGGTGCATGGTTTTCTGGCCAGTAGAGAATCTAATTCGTGGAATACAGGTTTCTCCGTTATCTgcaacttcttccatcaaTCAACACGCGTATCGACGACAGGGGTAAGATTCCCCAGATCAGACAAGAGAACTAAAGTGAAATAAGCTCACCGATAAACTCATTAACGTGGCTGGTATAAGCTTAGATGCTCATGTGAGCCTAGAATATGCTTATTGACTCGTTCGAGGTACCGTTGCATCCAACGTTTGTGGGGTTGATCCATCCGTTGACAGGGGGTATTTGGGGGTGATGTAACGCCCCCAAACCTTGACATGAAAACATCTTGCACCTGGGAGCCTCGAGAGAATATGTCCTCAGCCCTCCGCTGCGATGTCTTAACAAGTGAAGTCGGAGTCTGTTGCGGTCAAAATCTCTGCCAGAGAGTGAAACCCGATAGACAACAGCAATTTCGTCTACCTGGAGACACGTAAAACTGCATAACGATCACATGTTGCAATCAAGACCCACGATCGCTTCCATTCAGTGCATGATCCAACAGTCTGGGTATCCAATTAGCAAGACAGATCTTGCATAATCTATATATCCTGGAGAGAATATAGCGTCTCATGGCGATCAATGCAAGACTTTCCACGTGTTGCTGAAACGTTGAGGGAACGTTGACGGACCGCCAAGGTTGTGCAATCAGAGCAACTGCAGTATATGTCCAATGATAAGATCTCAAACCATTTCAAAGAGTCTCAGTTGAGGCTCCACTCGGCTATACATTGCTATACTTCATGATGTATAGCTTATTGCCGACGGCTGCGGCCGAGAGGATCATACTAGAGCTATAGGGTGACTACTGTCTTGTTCGGATCGTTAGACCATAGTCAGGATGATGCTTGTATACTCTATCGATATTAAATCTAGGTTGACAATCAAGTTTATTAGTAAGTTCGCATCATTGTAGTCATTCTCCTTAGATATTAATTAATATCTCTCAAAAACATGCAAAGGAATATTCAACTTCAAAATCAACAGGACCTACAACCCACGCACAAAACAAACATATCGTACTACCCTACTTCCTTACTTGATCTTAACGAGGTCAAGACCCAGAAAAGTGCAACGTCACAAACATGAACCAAAAACTCTGAAGAACAGACTAGGGTTTGATGCAACCCCCAAATGCTTTGAGACAGTTCTGTACTATGAGGGACTGCTCCGCGTGAATTGCAGCCAGCATCGGTGTTCGGATTTAAACTATCTCGTATCGGATAGAGATGGGACGGTACGCCCCCCACTGTCTTCCCCAGACTTTGGGGTATGCCGCTTTTTTGCAACGTCATGGGAGTTCAAACCCCGTTCTCACTAACAAGAAGGATACGCAGCTAGAAacagatgttgaagatatttTGCGGTATAACTTTACTGAACTTCACATATAGACAATGACGAAGTTATCTACACAAGGAATACAACTGAACGAAGTTGCATTCATAAAGTTTCGCTTTGGAAATCACAGCCTCCAGCTGAATACCATCCACTACCCCAGACGGAGTGTTTACGTCCCAAGAAGCCGATGCCGAAATCCGTAGTATTACAGAAGATCGTCATTACCCCAGAAATCATCCACCAACCGCCGCAAACTTCTTTTCCCAACTCCACCAATAACAAATCACCATGCTATAATTCTTGAATGAAGGGTAGCATTCATTTTCGACCTTCAAATTCGTTGTTTCACAAATGGAGCATCGTGGATCGAATAGGCCGTTATTGTCCCAATAGAAGCTTGGGGTGATTCAAAGGCATGACCAGAAGGGGGAATCTGGACATTGTCTTTCAGGGTCCGTGGCTCAATCTGGAAGTGTTGCTATGTCGTGATGCATGTTGACGATAGGGTCTATTGACGATTCAAATTTCTATAAGAAGTCGTGACGTTTCgtgatgtcttggcttgaatATCCAACAGATTCAGGATCTCAGctctcaaccatctcttACTCAAGCTCGCTAAACTGTGATCTGGAGATATCGGATTCTCGCTTCTGTCAATTCTTTAAACTTTGCAATCTCGCTAGTTTCACGTCAACATGAAGATTACCTCGGTTTTCACAGCCGTCTTTGCCACTTTAGCAGTCGGCTCGCCTCTCGAGACACGCGATGCACACATCAAGCGTCAGGCCGCTGAAGCATGCAGCGTTGGATACTGCACTCAGAACGGAGGAACTACTGGTGGTGCCAAGGGCGAAACTATTACCGTGACCACCCTCGCCGCTCTTCAGGAAGCTGCCAAGCGTTCCGGTCCTCTCACCATTATCGTCAATGGCAAGTTCACTGGTAGTGATACCATTCGTCCTTCGTCTGACAAGACTATCATCGGCGCGGCCGGCAGCTGTAAGTTTTCTGTCATAAGATAAGAAAGTGCTTAGGCTAACAGGTTCCAGCACTCACCGGTGTTGGATTCTACGTTCGTCGTCAGAAGAACGTTATTCTCCGAAACCTCAAGATCGCCAAAGTTGATGCTTCCAACGGCGATGCTATTGGTATTGATGAGTCGACCAATGTCTGGGTTGACCACTGTGATCTTTCCGGAGATCTGAGCCTCGGCAAGGATGACCTTGAcggtcttcttgacatctctCACGGTGCTGATTGGATCACTGTATCCAACACTTACTTCCACGACCACGTAAGTCAATATTCAAACCCGAAAACGTAACATATTTGCTTACCAAATTCTCGACAGTGGAAGGCTTCGCTCATCGGCCACTCCGATAACAATGCTTCTCaggacaagggcaagcttCACATCACCTACGCCAACAACTACTGGAAGAACGTCAACAGCCGTCAGCCTCTCATCCGCTTCGCCACTGTTCACCTTGTCAACAACTACTGggacaagatccttctcTCCGGTGTCAACACTCGCATGGGTGCTCAAGTCCTGGTTCAGAGCTCTGCTTTCGCCAACTCTGTCGAGCGAGCCATTTTCTTTGCTGACTCCAAGGAGACCGGTTATGccgttgttgacgatgttgatcttggtggctCAGTTAACTCTGCCCCCAAGGGTACCCTTACTGCTGCTTCTCTGCCTTACAAGGTTACTCTTCTTGGCTCTAAGAAGGTTGCTTCTGTTATTCCCGGCACTGCTGGCCAGAAGCTGTAAACAACGAAGGATTTATGACGGTAGCTACATGGAATCATGTGGGCTGGGTTGTATTAGTACAATACCAGGTATGATGTAGATACTGCGCTTATTGTATATATCATACATATATAGTGGTTAATGAAGATAGTCTTTCACGTCCTCTATGTGTTGAAATTGATTTAGCCAGTTCTCTGCGTGTGTCATTATTGCGTATATATAATTGAACGTGACTATTTACATTGATATCCCATCTGGCATGGGGTATTAAAGAAGTGGTGAAGCTCCTAGGCGATCGCACTTCACATAGAGGGGCTGTTGCTAGGAAACTTCAACCATATGTAATTCAAGAAGTGAAGTATAGATGTAAATTGTCATTTTTTCGACTTATTCAGTTATTGTTACAACTTGGTCGGGCACTGGACCAGCGTCGTAGAGAGAGACATCGTC includes:
- a CDS encoding pectate lyase precursor; this encodes MKITSVFTAVFATLAVGSPLETRDAHIKRQAAEACSVGYCTQNGGTTGGAKGETITVTTLAALQEAAKRSGPLTIIVNGKFTGSDTIRPSSDKTIIGAAGSSLTGVGFYVRRQKNVILRNLKIAKVDASNGDAIGIDESTNVWVDHCDLSGDLSLGKDDLDGLLDISHGADWITVSNTYFHDHWKASLIGHSDNNASQDKGKLHITYANNYWKNVNSRQPLIRFATVHLVNNYWDKILLSGVNTRMGAQVLVQSSAFANSVERAIFFADSKETGYAVVDDVDLGGSVNSAPKGTLTAASLPYKVTLLGSKKVASVIPGTAGQKL